One part of the Streptomyces lienomycini genome encodes these proteins:
- a CDS encoding 3-keto-5-aminohexanoate cleavage protein translates to MVQLCVNGARGGADGAVVPLSPEAVAESAAAAVAAGATDVHVHPKTPCGRDTLSPRVLAATLGAIRARVPAPVPVGVTTGAWAEPDPAARVARIRSWSVLPDHASVNWHEPGAEEVAAALIARGVAVEAGIWSGTDGAARFLRSPLGPEVLRVLAEVTDTDPATARDSAHALLSGLGAAHGRPVLLHGEDGGAWPVLRLAGRVGLATRIGLEDTLCLPDGGRAASNAELVTAGVREWAAARREHG, encoded by the coding sequence ATGGTGCAGTTGTGTGTGAACGGGGCGCGGGGAGGCGCCGACGGCGCGGTGGTGCCGCTGTCGCCGGAGGCGGTCGCCGAGTCGGCGGCCGCGGCGGTCGCGGCCGGGGCCACGGACGTCCACGTGCATCCGAAGACTCCGTGCGGGCGGGACACGTTGTCCCCGCGCGTGCTCGCGGCGACGCTGGGGGCGATCAGGGCGCGGGTCCCGGCGCCGGTGCCGGTCGGGGTCACGACGGGCGCCTGGGCCGAGCCCGATCCGGCGGCCCGGGTGGCGCGGATACGGAGCTGGTCGGTGCTGCCCGACCACGCCTCGGTCAACTGGCACGAGCCGGGCGCCGAGGAGGTCGCCGCCGCGCTGATCGCACGCGGGGTCGCGGTGGAGGCGGGCATCTGGTCGGGCACGGACGGGGCGGCCCGGTTCCTGCGCTCACCGCTCGGGCCCGAGGTGCTGCGGGTGCTGGCGGAGGTCACGGACACCGACCCGGCGACGGCGCGGGACTCGGCGCACGCCCTGCTGAGCGGACTCGGCGCGGCTCACGGCCGCCCCGTCCTGCTGCACGGTGAGGACGGCGGGGCCTGGCCGGTGCTGCGCCTGGCGGGCCGGGTCGGCCTGGCGACCCGGATCGGCCTGGAGGACACCCTGTGCCTGCCGGACGGCGGCCGGGCCGCCTCCAACGCCGAACTGGTCACCGCGGGGGTGCGGGAGTGGGCCGCGGCACGCCGGGAGCACGGCTGA
- the soxR gene encoding redox-sensitive transcriptional activator SoxR encodes MPQIPEKIQELTVGQLAARSGAAVSALHFYESKGLISSRRTSGNQRRFGRDALRRVAFVRAAQRVGIPLATIRQALAELPEERTPTEDDWARLSASWRSELDERIKQLNRLRDHLTDCIGCGCLSLETCVLSNPDDAFGERATGSRLFVERRETTAKGGGRRPSGTPDREALCCDD; translated from the coding sequence GTGCCTCAGATTCCCGAGAAGATCCAAGAGCTCACGGTCGGCCAGCTCGCCGCGCGCAGTGGTGCCGCCGTCTCCGCCCTGCACTTCTACGAGTCCAAGGGCCTGATCAGCAGCCGCCGCACCTCGGGCAACCAGCGCCGCTTCGGCCGCGACGCCCTGCGCCGGGTCGCCTTCGTCCGCGCCGCGCAGCGCGTCGGCATCCCGCTCGCCACGATCCGCCAGGCGCTCGCCGAACTGCCGGAGGAGCGCACGCCCACCGAGGACGACTGGGCCCGGCTCTCCGCGTCCTGGCGCTCGGAACTGGACGAGCGCATCAAGCAGCTCAACCGGTTGCGCGACCACCTGACCGACTGCATCGGCTGCGGCTGCCTGTCCCTGGAGACCTGCGTCCTGTCCAACCCCGACGACGCCTTCGGCGAACGCGCCACGGGCTCCCGGCTGTTCGTGGAGCGCCGCGAGACCACGGCCAAGGGCGGCGGCAGGCGGCCGAGCGGCACCCCCGACCGGGAGGCCCTGTGCTGCGACGACTGA
- a CDS encoding MaoC family dehydratase, with protein sequence MAEPRTFASADEVKAAVGEQLGYTDWLEVDQKRIDLFAEATGDHQWIHVDPEKAAAGPFGTTIAHGYLTLSLLPLFGPQLIRVEGVRMGVNYGTNKVRFPSPVPVGSRLRATATITGVEDVAGGIQVSVAFTVEREGGDKPVCVAESVSRYYV encoded by the coding sequence ATGGCAGAGCCGAGGACCTTCGCGTCCGCCGACGAGGTGAAGGCGGCGGTGGGCGAGCAGTTGGGGTACACCGACTGGCTGGAGGTCGACCAGAAGCGGATCGACCTGTTCGCCGAGGCGACCGGCGACCACCAGTGGATCCACGTGGACCCGGAGAAGGCCGCCGCGGGACCGTTCGGCACCACCATCGCGCACGGTTATCTGACCCTGTCGCTGCTCCCGCTCTTCGGCCCGCAGCTGATCCGGGTGGAGGGCGTGCGGATGGGCGTCAACTACGGCACCAACAAGGTCCGCTTCCCCTCCCCCGTGCCGGTCGGCTCGCGGCTGCGCGCCACGGCGACGATCACGGGCGTCGAGGACGTCGCGGGCGGGATCCAGGTGAGCGTCGCCTTCACCGTGGAGCGCGAGGGCGGCGACAAGCCGGTGTGCGTCGCCGAGTCCGTCTCGCGGTACTACGTCTGA
- a CDS encoding TetR/AcrR family transcriptional regulator → MSTAAETTGGDIEPWEEVTPDAARRLLVAAVEAFAERGYHATTTRDIAGRAGMSPAALYIHYKTKEELLHRISRIGHDRALAILRTAARGQGSAAERLADAVGSFVRWHAGRRTTARVVQYELDALGPDARAEIVALRRQCDAEVRRIIEDGVEAGEFEVPDVKGTTLAVLSLCIDVARWFNVNGPRTPDEVGALYADLVLRMVGAHGRSGTTQT, encoded by the coding sequence ATGAGTACGGCGGCCGAGACGACGGGCGGCGACATCGAGCCGTGGGAAGAGGTCACGCCCGACGCGGCCCGCAGGCTCCTGGTCGCCGCCGTGGAGGCGTTCGCCGAGCGCGGGTACCACGCGACCACGACCCGCGACATCGCCGGCCGGGCCGGAATGAGCCCGGCAGCGCTCTACATCCACTACAAGACCAAGGAAGAGCTGCTCCACCGCATCAGCCGCATCGGCCACGACCGGGCACTCGCCATCCTGCGGACGGCGGCCCGGGGGCAGGGAAGCGCCGCGGAGCGGCTGGCCGACGCGGTGGGTTCCTTCGTACGCTGGCACGCCGGACGGCGGACGACCGCGCGCGTGGTGCAGTACGAACTGGACGCTCTCGGACCCGACGCCCGCGCCGAGATCGTGGCGCTGCGCCGGCAGTGCGACGCCGAGGTGCGCCGCATCATCGAGGACGGCGTCGAAGCGGGCGAGTTCGAGGTGCCGGACGTCAAGGGCACGACGCTCGCCGTGCTGTCGCTCTGCATCGACGTGGCCCGCTGGTTCAACGTGAACGGCCCCCGGACGCCCGACGAGGTCGGCGCGCTCTACGCCGACCTCGTCCTGCGGATGGTGGGGGCGCACGGCCGGTCCGGCACCACTCAGACGTAG
- a CDS encoding YiaA/YiaB family inner membrane protein has translation MSETPVKQQNTAAFYGQAVASFAVAMAATAIGIYQLQADAWVRAFLAIAVLYLVTSAFTLAKIIRDRQEVGQIVSRVDQARLDKILVEHDPFHKPGGTPAGQRP, from the coding sequence ATGAGTGAGACACCGGTCAAGCAGCAGAACACGGCGGCCTTCTACGGGCAGGCCGTCGCCTCGTTCGCGGTGGCCATGGCCGCCACCGCCATCGGCATCTACCAGCTCCAGGCCGACGCCTGGGTGCGCGCCTTCCTCGCCATCGCCGTGCTGTACCTCGTCACCTCGGCCTTCACCCTGGCCAAGATCATCCGCGATCGCCAGGAGGTCGGGCAGATCGTGAGCCGGGTGGACCAGGCGAGACTGGACAAGATCCTCGTCGAGCACGACCCCTTCCACAAGCCCGGCGGCACCCCTGCGGGCCAGCGCCCCTAA
- a CDS encoding acyl-CoA dehydrogenase family protein — MNLELSEEQAAVRQLARDFVEREIAPHVVDWDRAEEVDRGIVKKLGEVGFLGLTIDEEYGGSGGDHLAYCLVTEELGRGDSSVRGIVSVSLGLVAKTVAAWGSEEQKRRWLPGLTSGGYVGCFGLTEPGTGSDAGNLSTRAVRDGDDYVVNGTKTFITNGTWADVVLLFARSTDAPGHKGVSAFLVPTDTPGLTRRTIHGKLGLRGQATAELVLEDVRVPASAMLAPEGKGFSVAMSALAKGRMSVAAGCVGIAQAALDAAVTYAGEREQFGKTIAHHQLVQELLSDIALDVDAARLLTWRVADLIDRGQPFTVESSKAKLFASEAAVRAANNALQVFGGYGYIDEYPAGKLLRDARVMTLYEGTSQIQKLVIGRALTGVSAF, encoded by the coding sequence ATGAACCTGGAGCTCAGCGAGGAGCAGGCCGCCGTACGGCAGCTCGCCCGGGACTTCGTGGAGCGCGAGATCGCCCCCCATGTCGTCGACTGGGACCGCGCCGAGGAGGTGGACCGGGGCATCGTGAAGAAGCTCGGCGAGGTCGGCTTCCTCGGGCTCACCATCGACGAGGAGTACGGCGGCTCCGGCGGCGACCACCTCGCGTACTGCCTGGTCACGGAGGAGCTGGGGCGCGGCGACAGCTCCGTGCGCGGCATCGTCTCCGTCTCCCTCGGCCTGGTCGCCAAGACCGTCGCCGCCTGGGGGAGCGAGGAGCAGAAGCGGCGCTGGCTGCCCGGTCTCACCTCCGGCGGGTACGTCGGCTGCTTCGGCCTCACCGAGCCCGGCACGGGATCGGACGCGGGCAACCTGTCCACCCGCGCGGTCCGGGACGGCGACGACTACGTCGTCAACGGCACCAAGACGTTCATCACCAACGGCACCTGGGCCGACGTCGTGCTGCTCTTCGCCCGCTCCACGGACGCCCCCGGCCACAAGGGCGTCTCCGCCTTCCTCGTCCCCACCGACACGCCCGGTCTGACCCGCCGCACCATCCACGGCAAGCTCGGGCTGCGCGGCCAGGCCACCGCCGAACTGGTCCTGGAGGACGTCCGCGTCCCCGCCTCCGCGATGCTGGCCCCCGAGGGCAAGGGCTTCTCGGTCGCCATGTCGGCCCTCGCCAAGGGGCGGATGTCGGTCGCGGCCGGCTGCGTCGGCATAGCCCAGGCCGCGCTGGACGCCGCGGTGACGTACGCGGGCGAGCGCGAGCAGTTCGGCAAGACCATCGCCCACCACCAGCTGGTCCAGGAGCTGCTCAGCGACATCGCCCTCGACGTGGACGCGGCCCGGCTGCTGACCTGGCGGGTCGCCGACCTCATCGACCGCGGGCAGCCCTTCACCGTCGAGTCCTCCAAGGCCAAGCTCTTCGCCTCCGAGGCCGCCGTCCGCGCCGCCAACAACGCCCTCCAGGTCTTCGGCGGCTACGGCTACATCGACGAGTACCCGGCCGGCAAACTGCTGCGCGACGCCCGCGTGATGACCCTCTACGAGGGCACCAGCCAGATCCAGAAGCTGGTCATCGGGCGGGCGCTGACCGGCGTTTCGGCGTTCTGA
- a CDS encoding TetR/AcrR family transcriptional regulator: MCAMARPRKPLLSTDRIVETARALVDAEGLAAVSTRRLAAELGVSGPSLYNHFRTKDEILEAVADSVSAQVDLSMFEDGREWRTALHDWAVSYRTALRDHPNIVPVLAHGPGRRPAALHLADAVYGAMVAAGWPAAQATSIGALMRYFIMGSALGSFAGGFVDEPGAYDPADYPHLQQAHLLAEQQEKIDERAFETGLTALLDGLAQQYARVAQDV, encoded by the coding sequence ATGTGCGCCATGGCCCGACCGCGCAAGCCCCTGCTCAGCACCGACCGGATCGTCGAGACGGCCCGCGCGCTGGTGGACGCGGAGGGCCTCGCGGCCGTCTCCACCCGCCGACTCGCCGCCGAGCTGGGGGTCAGCGGGCCCTCGCTCTACAACCACTTCCGCACCAAGGACGAGATCCTGGAGGCGGTCGCCGACTCGGTCAGCGCCCAGGTCGACCTGTCGATGTTCGAGGACGGCCGGGAGTGGCGGACCGCACTGCACGACTGGGCCGTCTCCTACCGGACGGCCCTGCGCGACCACCCCAACATCGTCCCGGTGCTGGCCCACGGCCCCGGCCGCCGCCCGGCCGCGCTGCACCTCGCGGACGCCGTCTACGGCGCGATGGTCGCGGCGGGCTGGCCCGCGGCCCAGGCCACGTCCATCGGCGCGCTGATGCGGTACTTCATCATGGGCTCGGCGCTCGGTTCCTTCGCCGGGGGCTTCGTGGACGAGCCGGGCGCCTACGACCCCGCCGACTACCCGCACCTCCAGCAGGCCCACCTCCTGGCCGAGCAGCAGGAGAAGATCGACGAGCGGGCCTTCGAGACCGGGCTGACGGCACTGCTGGACGGGCTGGCGCAGCAGTACGCGCGGGTCGCACAGGACGTCTGA
- a CDS encoding ArsR/SmtB family transcription factor, protein MTERDAGAPGLARLAALIADETRAACLLALLDGRAWTAGELARHAGVAASTLSEHLGKLVAGGLLTEERQGRHRYVRLADDRIAQLVEDLAAQVAPGAAARRPRTLRASSAGSAMARGRTCYDHLAGRLGIAVTDALTGRGLLRQDTGFALTDAGLGWFATAGIPLRPTGRRPLARACLDWTERRPHLAGVAGAALCRHALDAGWCVRIGSERAVKVTPSGERALSELLGVDAAALRA, encoded by the coding sequence ATGACCGAGAGGGACGCCGGGGCGCCCGGCCTGGCACGGCTGGCCGCGCTGATCGCCGACGAGACGCGGGCCGCCTGTCTGCTGGCCCTGCTGGACGGGCGGGCGTGGACGGCCGGTGAGCTGGCCCGGCACGCCGGGGTGGCCGCGTCGACGCTCAGCGAGCACCTGGGCAAGCTCGTCGCGGGCGGGCTGCTCACCGAGGAGCGCCAGGGGCGGCACCGGTACGTGCGGCTCGCCGACGACCGGATCGCCCAGCTGGTGGAGGACCTGGCGGCACAGGTCGCCCCCGGGGCCGCCGCCCGGCGTCCGCGCACCCTGCGGGCGTCGAGCGCCGGGTCCGCGATGGCCCGGGGCCGCACCTGCTACGACCATCTCGCCGGGCGGCTCGGCATCGCGGTCACCGACGCGCTGACCGGGCGGGGTCTGCTGCGCCAGGACACGGGCTTCGCGCTCACGGACGCGGGGCTCGGCTGGTTCGCCACCGCCGGGATCCCGTTGCGGCCCACCGGCCGCCGTCCGCTGGCCCGCGCCTGCCTCGACTGGACGGAACGCCGCCCCCATCTCGCGGGCGTCGCGGGCGCCGCCCTGTGCCGGCACGCCCTGGACGCGGGCTGGTGCGTGCGCATCGGCTCGGAGCGGGCGGTGAAGGTGACGCCGTCGGGCGAGCGGGCGCTGTCCGAGCTGCTGGGCGTCGACGCGGCGGCGCTGCGCGCCTGA
- a CDS encoding helix-turn-helix domain-containing protein, whose amino-acid sequence MADGTGGAGAPGCGGGEPEVSDSLRTFGEVVKAFRKRARLTQEQFAPRVRYSVPTVASIEQGRRFPTHEFVERAEEVLDAFGALRGAARHLSRQPGLASWFRQWARLEETAVSLHTYECRLIPGLLQTEAYARTLFVNQLPPLGDEQVEAQWVARAERQRLLRERPNTAFSFILEEQLFRRRTGGAEVTRGLIDHVLELAELRNVEMQVMPQVRERHAGLDGPIQLMETPENRWLAYCEGQESGQFIHERKIVSTLQMRYARMRSQALSLEESLNLLQRM is encoded by the coding sequence ATGGCGGACGGTACGGGCGGGGCGGGTGCCCCGGGCTGCGGCGGCGGCGAACCGGAGGTGTCGGACAGCCTGCGGACGTTCGGCGAGGTCGTCAAGGCGTTCAGGAAGCGGGCGCGTCTGACGCAGGAGCAGTTCGCTCCGCGGGTGCGGTACTCGGTTCCGACCGTGGCCTCCATCGAGCAGGGTCGGCGCTTCCCCACGCACGAGTTCGTGGAGCGGGCGGAGGAGGTGCTGGACGCGTTCGGGGCGCTGCGGGGCGCGGCGCGGCATCTGTCGCGGCAGCCCGGGCTGGCCAGTTGGTTCCGGCAGTGGGCGCGGCTGGAGGAGACGGCGGTGAGTCTCCACACGTACGAGTGCCGCCTGATCCCGGGCCTGTTGCAGACGGAGGCGTATGCGCGCACGCTGTTCGTGAACCAACTGCCGCCGCTGGGTGACGAACAGGTCGAAGCCCAGTGGGTGGCTCGCGCGGAGCGGCAACGGCTGTTGCGGGAGCGGCCCAACACGGCGTTCAGCTTCATCCTGGAGGAACAGTTGTTCCGGCGGCGGACGGGCGGGGCGGAAGTGACCCGTGGGCTGATCGACCATGTGCTGGAGCTGGCGGAGCTGCGGAACGTGGAGATGCAGGTGATGCCGCAAGTCCGTGAGCGCCATGCTGGGTTGGACGGTCCCATCCAGCTGATGGAGACCCCGGAGAACCGGTGGCTGGCCTACTGCGAAGGTCAGGAGAGCGGCCAGTTCATTCACGAACGGAAGATCGTCAGCACACTTCAGATGCGGTATGCCAGGATGCGCTCGCAGGCCCTGTCTCTGGAAGAATCGCTGAACCTGTTGCAGCGCATGTGA
- a CDS encoding DUF397 domain-containing protein: protein MSATELAWFKSTYSSGSGDDCVEVALSWHKSSYSSGGSGDCVEVAACPDTVHVRDSKVRQGPRLALSSEAWVGFLAYAAES from the coding sequence ATGAGCGCCACAGAACTGGCTTGGTTCAAGAGCACTTACAGCAGCGGATCCGGAGACGACTGCGTCGAGGTCGCCCTGTCCTGGCACAAGTCCAGCTACAGCAGCGGCGGTTCCGGCGACTGCGTCGAGGTCGCGGCGTGCCCGGACACCGTCCATGTCCGGGACTCGAAGGTGCGCCAGGGCCCGCGACTGGCGCTTTCCTCCGAGGCTTGGGTCGGTTTCCTGGCGTACGCGGCCGAATCCTGA
- a CDS encoding Zn-dependent alcohol dehydrogenase, translating to MAVRTAVRAAVVPAVGAPLEVTGIELPEPGPGQVRVRLAAAGVCHSDLSLSNGTMRVPLPAVLGHEGAGTVVSVGEGVSHVAPGDEVVLNWAPSCGACHACSLGEVWLCANALAGAANLHARRADDGTDLHPGLNVAAFAEETVVSAACVLPAPEGIPLTEAALLGCAVLTGYGAVHHSAKVREGETVAVFGVGGVGLATLQAARIAGASKIVAVDVSPEKEELARAAGATDYVLASDTTAREVRALTGKQGVDVAVECVGRAVTIRTAWESTRRGGRTTVVGIGGKDQQVTFNALEIFHWGRTLTGCVYGNADPARDLPVLAAHARAGRLDLGALVTERIALDGIPAAFDNMLAGKGGRALVVF from the coding sequence ATGGCCGTCCGTACCGCAGTCCGTGCCGCCGTCGTACCCGCCGTAGGCGCCCCGCTGGAGGTCACCGGGATCGAGCTGCCCGAGCCCGGCCCGGGGCAGGTCCGGGTGAGGCTCGCCGCCGCCGGGGTCTGCCACTCCGACCTGTCCCTGTCCAACGGCACCATGCGCGTGCCGCTGCCCGCCGTCCTCGGCCACGAGGGCGCCGGCACCGTCGTCTCCGTCGGCGAGGGCGTCTCCCACGTCGCGCCCGGCGACGAGGTCGTCCTCAACTGGGCTCCGTCCTGCGGCGCCTGCCACGCCTGCTCGCTCGGCGAGGTCTGGCTGTGCGCGAACGCCCTGGCCGGTGCCGCGAACCTGCACGCCCGCCGCGCCGACGACGGCACCGACCTGCACCCCGGCCTGAACGTCGCCGCGTTCGCCGAGGAGACGGTGGTGTCCGCGGCCTGCGTCCTGCCCGCCCCCGAGGGCATCCCCCTCACCGAGGCCGCGCTCCTCGGCTGCGCCGTCCTCACCGGCTACGGCGCCGTCCACCACTCGGCCAAGGTCCGCGAGGGGGAGACGGTCGCGGTCTTCGGCGTCGGGGGAGTGGGCCTCGCCACCCTCCAGGCGGCCCGGATCGCGGGCGCGTCGAAGATCGTCGCGGTCGACGTGTCCCCCGAGAAGGAGGAGTTGGCCCGCGCCGCGGGCGCCACCGACTACGTCCTCGCCTCCGACACCACCGCCCGCGAGGTCCGCGCCCTCACCGGCAAGCAGGGCGTCGACGTCGCCGTCGAGTGCGTCGGCCGCGCGGTCACCATCCGCACCGCCTGGGAATCCACCCGGCGCGGTGGCCGCACCACGGTCGTCGGCATCGGCGGCAAGGACCAGCAGGTCACCTTCAACGCCCTGGAGATCTTCCACTGGGGCCGCACCCTGACCGGCTGCGTCTACGGCAACGCCGACCCCGCCCGCGACCTCCCGGTCCTCGCCGCACACGCCCGCGCCGGCCGCCTCGACCTCGGCGCCCTGGTCACGGAGCGCATCGCCCTGGACGGCATCCCGGCCGCCTTCGACAACATGCTGGCGGGCAAGGGCGGGCGGGCGCTGGTGGTGTTCTGA
- a CDS encoding aldehyde dehydrogenase family protein, producing the protein MKAHDGMYIDGAWRPADGRDTIDVVNPADERVIGHVPAGNALDVDTAVRAARAALPGWAATPPAERAARLAALRDVLVARKDEIAETVTAELGSPLKFSQAVHAGAPIAVAGSYAELAATYAFEEKVGNSVVHHEPVGVVGAITPWNYPLHQIVAKVAPALAAGCTIVLKPAEDTPLVAQLFAEAVDEAGVPAGVFNLVTGLGPVAGQALAEHPGVDLVSFTGSTAVGRRIGATAGAAVKRVALELGGKSANVILPGADLAKAVNVGVANVMSNSGQTCSAWTRMLVHRDQYDEAVSLAAEAAAKYGDRIGPVVNAKQRERVRGYIETGVAEGARLVAGGPEAPREQGYFVSPTVLADVTEEMTVAQEEIFGPVLSLLRYEDEDDALRIANGTVYGLAGAVWAGEEAEAVAFARRMDTGQVDINGGRFNPLAPFGGYKQSGVGRELGAHGLTEYLQTKSLQF; encoded by the coding sequence ATGAAGGCACACGACGGCATGTACATCGACGGAGCCTGGCGCCCCGCCGACGGCCGGGACACGATCGACGTCGTGAACCCGGCCGACGAGCGGGTGATCGGCCACGTCCCCGCCGGGAACGCCCTGGACGTCGACACCGCCGTACGGGCCGCCCGCGCCGCCCTGCCGGGGTGGGCCGCCACCCCGCCCGCCGAGCGCGCCGCCCGGCTGGCCGCCCTGCGGGACGTGCTGGTGGCCCGCAAGGACGAGATCGCCGAGACGGTCACCGCAGAACTGGGCTCCCCGCTGAAGTTTTCCCAGGCCGTGCACGCCGGAGCCCCCATCGCCGTCGCCGGTTCCTACGCCGAGCTGGCGGCGACGTACGCCTTCGAGGAGAAGGTCGGCAACTCCGTCGTCCACCACGAGCCCGTCGGTGTGGTCGGCGCCATCACCCCCTGGAACTACCCGCTCCACCAGATCGTCGCCAAGGTCGCCCCGGCGCTCGCGGCCGGCTGCACGATCGTCCTCAAGCCCGCCGAGGACACCCCCCTCGTCGCGCAGCTCTTCGCCGAGGCGGTGGACGAGGCCGGGGTCCCGGCCGGTGTCTTCAACCTCGTCACCGGCCTCGGCCCGGTCGCCGGCCAGGCGCTGGCCGAACACCCCGGCGTCGACCTGGTCTCCTTCACCGGCTCCACCGCCGTGGGCCGCCGCATCGGCGCCACCGCGGGCGCGGCCGTCAAGAGGGTCGCCCTCGAACTCGGCGGCAAGTCCGCCAACGTCATCCTCCCCGGCGCCGACCTCGCCAAGGCGGTCAACGTCGGGGTCGCCAACGTCATGTCCAACTCCGGTCAGACGTGCAGCGCCTGGACCCGCATGCTGGTCCACCGCGACCAGTACGACGAGGCCGTGTCCCTCGCCGCCGAGGCCGCCGCGAAGTACGGCGACCGCATCGGCCCCGTCGTCAACGCCAAGCAGCGGGAGCGGGTGCGCGGTTACATCGAGACGGGCGTCGCCGAGGGCGCCCGCCTGGTCGCGGGCGGCCCCGAAGCGCCGCGCGAGCAGGGGTACTTCGTCAGCCCGACGGTCCTCGCCGACGTGACCGAGGAGATGACCGTCGCCCAGGAGGAGATCTTCGGACCGGTCCTGTCCCTCCTGCGCTACGAGGACGAGGACGACGCCCTGCGCATCGCCAACGGCACGGTCTACGGCCTCGCGGGCGCCGTCTGGGCCGGGGAGGAGGCCGAGGCGGTCGCCTTCGCCCGCCGGATGGACACCGGGCAGGTCGACATCAACGGCGGCCGTTTCAACCCGCTGGCGCCCTTCGGCGGCTACAAGCAGTCCGGCGTGGGCCGCGAACTGGGCGCCCACGGCCTCACCGAGTACCTCCAGACCAAGTCCCTCCAGTTCTAG
- a CDS encoding ABC transporter ATP-binding protein produces MTRAISLHDVSKTYTRGVRVVDRLSLDIAPGEFLVLLGPSGCGKSTVLRMIAGLEEISDGALTLDGAYANDLLPAERRMAMVFQNFALYPNMTTRGNIGFPLRVEDPQTDPAPRVDATARMLGIEDLLDRLPAQLSGGERQRVAMGRAISRHPTAFLMDEPLSNLDAKLRNHLRAEITRLTRELGVTTIYVTHDQSEAMSLGDRVAVLRGGILQQVDTPRAVYALPRNVFVAAFIGTPRINLLRGLVRAPLDGAMTISLGKQFLRLPEPLSLDHQLLRVQQGREVIVGLRSEAVRIADPSSARPGEVLLTGLVEHVEFQGHEVLVHFNTGSRPAVVPDLEAPRPAVRPERRRRRDGTVLERLRERAGALRAGPVVVLDEPPEPPPAVAAPDGRLPGDLIVRTTPDMDLRHGMQVPLLVDLARLFVFDQHGDRICPAPARLPDLDE; encoded by the coding sequence ATGACACGCGCCATCTCCCTGCACGACGTGAGCAAGACCTACACGCGAGGCGTCCGCGTGGTGGACCGGCTGTCGCTGGACATCGCGCCGGGCGAGTTCCTCGTCCTGCTCGGCCCCTCCGGCTGCGGCAAGTCGACCGTGCTGCGCATGATCGCCGGGCTGGAGGAGATCAGCGACGGAGCGCTGACGCTGGACGGCGCGTACGCCAACGACCTGCTCCCGGCCGAGCGGCGCATGGCGATGGTCTTCCAGAACTTCGCCCTCTACCCCAACATGACGACCCGCGGGAACATCGGCTTCCCGCTGCGCGTCGAGGACCCCCAGACCGACCCCGCCCCCCGCGTGGACGCCACCGCCCGCATGCTCGGCATCGAGGACCTCCTCGACCGCCTGCCCGCCCAGCTCTCCGGCGGCGAACGCCAGCGGGTCGCCATGGGCCGGGCCATCTCCCGCCACCCCACCGCCTTCCTGATGGACGAGCCGCTGTCCAACCTCGACGCCAAGCTCCGCAACCACCTGCGCGCCGAGATCACCAGGCTGACCCGGGAGCTGGGCGTCACCACGATCTACGTCACCCACGACCAGTCCGAGGCCATGTCGCTGGGCGACCGGGTCGCCGTCCTGCGCGGCGGGATCCTCCAGCAGGTGGACACCCCGCGCGCCGTGTACGCCCTGCCCCGCAACGTGTTCGTCGCCGCCTTCATCGGCACCCCGCGCATCAACCTGCTGCGCGGCCTCGTGCGCGCCCCCCTGGACGGGGCGATGACCATCAGCCTGGGCAAGCAGTTCCTGCGCCTGCCCGAACCGCTCTCCCTGGACCACCAGTTGCTCCGCGTGCAGCAGGGCCGCGAGGTGATCGTGGGCCTGCGCTCGGAGGCCGTGCGGATCGCCGACCCGTCGTCCGCCCGCCCCGGCGAGGTGCTGCTCACCGGCCTCGTGGAGCACGTCGAGTTCCAGGGCCACGAGGTCCTCGTGCACTTCAACACCGGTTCGCGGCCGGCCGTCGTGCCCGACCTGGAGGCGCCGCGCCCCGCCGTCCGCCCGGAACGGCGCCGTCGCCGCGACGGCACGGTCCTGGAGCGGTTGCGGGAGCGGGCGGGCGCCCTGCGCGCCGGACCGGTGGTCGTCCTGGACGAACCCCCCGAGCCGCCGCCCGCGGTCGCCGCCCCCGACGGACGCCTCCCCGGCGACCTGATCGTCCGGACCACCCCCGACATGGACCTCCGCCACGGCATGCAGGTGCCCCTCCTCGTCGACCTCGCCCGCCTGTTCGTCTTCGACCAGCACGGCGACCGGATCTGCCCCGCCCCGGCGCGACTGCCCGACCTGGACGAGTGA